A genome region from Novosphingobium sp. G106 includes the following:
- a CDS encoding cbb3-type cytochrome c oxidase subunit 3: MSLHSTYDALRHLADSWGLVVMAAVFLAFAAWPFRPGAGDRNAAAARTIFESDDQ, encoded by the coding sequence GTGAGCCTCCACTCCACTTATGACGCGCTGCGGCACCTCGCCGACAGCTGGGGCCTGGTCGTGATGGCAGCCGTCTTCCTGGCCTTTGCCGCCTGGCCTTTCCGCCCGGGCGCCGGCGATCGCAACGCCGCGGCAGCCCGCACTATCTTCGAAAGCGACGATCAATGA
- the ccoO gene encoding cytochrome-c oxidase, cbb3-type subunit II has product MTAKTSPVLEGHKKIERNVTLLALFAFIVVAIGGIVEIAPLFWIDNTIEKVKGMRPYTPLEQAGRDIYVREGCYVCHSQMIRPFRDEVERYGHYSLAAESMYDHPFQWGSKRTGPDLARVGGRYSDEWHVQHLKDPRSVVPESIMPPYAFLADRDLDTGDQTAKLTALYRVGVPYTKADLAKAEADLKSQADPDADNMDLIKRYPKAQARDFDGDPKRLTEMDALVAYLQVLGTMVDVDAAAAQEDLAKEKGR; this is encoded by the coding sequence ATGACCGCCAAGACATCGCCAGTGCTCGAAGGGCACAAGAAGATCGAGCGCAACGTGACGCTGCTCGCCCTGTTCGCCTTCATCGTAGTCGCCATCGGAGGCATCGTCGAGATCGCGCCGCTGTTCTGGATCGACAACACGATCGAGAAGGTCAAGGGCATGCGACCCTATACCCCGCTCGAACAGGCGGGCCGCGACATCTACGTGCGCGAGGGCTGCTATGTCTGCCATAGCCAGATGATCCGGCCCTTCCGCGACGAGGTGGAACGCTATGGCCACTACAGCCTCGCCGCCGAGTCCATGTACGACCATCCCTTCCAGTGGGGCTCGAAACGCACGGGGCCGGACCTCGCCCGCGTCGGTGGTCGCTATTCGGACGAGTGGCACGTCCAGCACCTCAAGGACCCGCGCTCGGTCGTGCCGGAATCGATCATGCCCCCTTACGCGTTCCTCGCCGACAGGGACCTCGATACCGGCGACCAGACGGCAAAGCTGACCGCGCTCTACCGCGTCGGCGTTCCGTATACCAAGGCGGACCTCGCCAAAGCGGAGGCGGACCTCAAGTCGCAGGCCGACCCCGACGCCGACAATATGGACCTCATCAAGCGCTATCCCAAGGCGCAGGCGCGGGACTTCGACGGAGATCCCAAGCGGCTCACTGAAATGGATGCCCTCGTCGCCTATCTCCAGGTGCTGGGAACCATGGTCGATGTCGATGCCGCGGCTGCGCAGGAAGACCTCGCCAAGGAAAAGGGCCGGTGA